A single Catharus ustulatus isolate bCatUst1 chromosome 7, bCatUst1.pri.v2, whole genome shotgun sequence DNA region contains:
- the LOC116998676 gene encoding UDP-glucuronosyltransferase 1A1-like, with translation MAPGLSPSPAVVVLLLTLLGLACAGKLLVVPMDGSHWLSMREVVDMLQQKGHEVVVVAPEVSLHIKPSKNFVMKMYSVPYTEEEMEKIFKSFFQVAFEEGSFFERFFKVYRSMKSLADLEFSSCEQLLQNKELISYLEESKFDAVFTDPFLPCGAILAEHLSLPSVYFLRGIPCGLDFEATQCPKPPSYVPRIHTDNTDRMTFLQRVKNLLHDIPDIFLCDFVFDQFSKLASEFLQREVTVLDLFRKSSVWLQRLDFVLDYPRPLMPNIIPIGGVNCAHKELPQVGLV, from the coding sequence atggcCCCAGGGCTCAGTCCTTCTCCAGCAGTTGTGGTCCTGCTCCTGACCCTCCTGGGCCTGGCTTGTGCTGGGAAGCTCCTGGTGGTGCCAATGGACGGGAGCCACTGGCTCAGCATGCGGGAGGTGgtggacatgctccagcagaAGGGACATGAGGTGGTCGTGGTGGCACCTGAAGTGTCTTTGCACATCAAGCCATCAAAGAACTTTGTGATGAAAATGTACTCAGTCCCCTACACAGaggaagagatggagaaaattTTCAAGTCATTCTTTCAGGTTGCATTTGAAGAGGGAtctttttttgaaagattttttaaagtgtacAGAAGTATGAAAAGTTTGGCTGACTTGGAGTTCTCCAGCTGTGAACAGCTCTTGCAAAACAAGGAGCTCATCAGTTACCTTGAGGAGAGCAAGTTTGATGCTGTCTTTACAGACCCTTTCCTACCCTGTGGGGCAATCCTGGCAGAACATCTTTCACTTCCTTCTGTGTATTTCTTACGAGGAATCCCGTGTGGGTTAGATTTTGAAGCCACTCAGTGTCCCAAGCCGCCTTCATATGTCCCCAGGATACATACAGACAATACAGACCGCATGACCTTTCTCCAGCGAGTGAAGAATCTGCTCCATGACATCCCAGATATTTTCCTCTGTGATTTTGTCTTTGACCAATTCTCAAAACTCGCTTCTGAGTTCCTGCAGAGGGAGGTGACTGTGCTGGATCTCTTCCGGAAGAGCTCTGTTTGGCTCCAGAGGTTAGATTTTGTGCTTGACTATCCCAGACCCCTAATGCCAAACATCATTCCAATTGGAGGAGTAAATTGTGCTCACAAGGAGCTGCCTCAGGTAGGTCTGGtttaa
- the LOC116998677 gene encoding UDP-glucuronosyltransferase 1A1-like — translation MAPGLSPSPPVVVLLLALLGLATAGKLLVVQVDGSPWLSVQEVLNTLRQKGHEVVVLAPEVSVHIKPSENYEMKIYSVPFTKEDLEKDMKAYFRVLFEEGSFFERFFKVFESTKRLTDFWISSCEQLLQNKELIRYLEENKFDAVFTDAFLPCGAILAEHLSIPTIFFYRLTPCELEFEATQCPSPPSYVPRTFSDNADHMTFLQRVMNLLYDIPNIFLCDFANKPYSKLASEFLQREVTVQDLLRKGSVWLFRLDFVLDYPRPVMPNIIPIGGLNCSPKKHRELPEGFSVVTKHQGPLVSMH, via the exons atggcCCCGGGGCTCAGTCCTTCCCCACCAGTTGTGGttctgctcctggccctgctgggtcTGGCTACTGCTGGGAAGCTCCTGGTGGTGCAAGTGGATGGGAGCCCATGGCTCAGCGTTCAGGAAGTGCTGAACACACTGAGGCAGAAGGGACACGAGGTGGTTGTGCTGGCACCTGAAGTCTCCGTGCACATCAAGCCATCTGAGAACTATGAGATGAAAATATACTCAGTCCCCTTCACAAAGGAAGATCTCGAGAAAGATATGAAGGCGTATTTTCGTGTTTTATTTGAAGAAGGAtctttttttgaaagattttttaaagtatttgaaaGTACGAAAAGACTCACTGATTTTTGGATCTCCAGCTGTGAACAGCTCTTGCAAAACAAAGAGCTCATCAGGTACCTTGAGGAGAACAAGTTTGATGCTGTCTTTACAGACGCTTTCCTACCCTGTGGGGCAATCTTGGCAGAGCATCTTTCAATTCCTACCATATTTTTCTATAGATTAACACCATGTGAGTTAGAATTTGAAGCCACTCAGTGTCCCAGTCCTCCTTCCTATGTGCCCAGGACATTTTCAGACAATGCAGACCACATGACCTTTCTCCAGCGAGTGATGAATCTGCTCTACGACATCcctaatatttttctctgtgattttgctAATAAACCCTACTCAAAACTGGCTTCCGAGTTCCTGCAGCGGGAGGTGACTGTGCAGGATCTCTTACGGAAGGGCTCTGTTTGGCTCTTCAGGTTAGATTTTGTGCTTGACTATCCAAGACCCGTGATGCCCAACATCATTCCAATTGGAGGACTGAACTGTTCTCCGAagaagcacagagagctgccTGAG GGGTTCTCTGTTGTAACGAAACACCAGGGTCCTCTAGTGAGCATGCACTAA